Proteins encoded by one window of Mustela erminea isolate mMusErm1 chromosome 7, mMusErm1.Pri, whole genome shotgun sequence:
- the POMC gene encoding pro-opiomelanocortin, with product MPRSCCSHPGALLLALLLQASVKVSGWCLESSQCQDLTTESNLLACIRACKPDLLAQTPVLPRSGNEQPLTENPRKYVMGHFRWDRFGPRNGSAGQKREEEEVAVGEGRALLPAGGRELLGDGSEPGPREGKRSYSMEHFRWGKPVGKKRRPVKVYPNGAEDESAEAFPLEFKRELAGERPEPALGPEGAAEGMAALADLEYGLVAEAEVAEKKDDGPYKMEHFRWGSPPKDKRYGGFMTSEKSQTPLVTLFKNAIIKNAHKKGQ from the exons ATGCCGAGATCGTGCtgcagccacccaggggccctgctgTTGGCCTTGCTGCTTCAGGCCTCTGTGAAAGTGAGTGGCTGGTGCCTGGAAAGCAGCCAGTGTCAGGACCTCACCACGGAAAGTAACCTGCTG GCGTGCATCCGCGCCTGCAAGCCTGACCTCCTGGCCCAGACGCCTGTGCTCCCCCGCAGCGGCAACGAGCAGCCGCTGACCGAGAACCCCCGGAAGTACGTCATGGGCCACTTCCGCTGGGACCGGTTTGGCCCCCGGAATGGCAGCGCGGGCCAGAAGCGCGAAGAAGAGGAGGTCGCCGTGGGCGAAGGCCGTGCCCTGCTGCCCGCGGGCGGCCGGGAGCTCCTCGGCGATGGCAGCGAGCCCGGCCCCCGCGAGGGCAAGCGCTCCTATTCCATGGAGCACTTCCGCTGGGGCAAGCCTGTGGGCAAGAAGCGGCGCCCGGTGAAGGTGTACCCCAACGGCGCCGAGGACGAGTCGGCCGAGGCCTTCCCGCTCGAGTTCAAGAGAGAGCTGGCCGGGGAGCGGCCTGAGCCGGCGCTCGGCCCCGAGGGCGCGGCCGAGGGCATGGCGGCCCTGGCCGACCTGGAGTACGGCCTGGTGGCGGAGGCCGAGGTGGCGGAGAAGAAGGACGACGGGCCCTACAAGATGGAGCACTTCCGCTGGGGCAGCCCGCCCAAGGACAAGCGCTACGGCGGCTTCATGACCTCCGAGAAGAGCCAGACCCCCCTGGTGACGCTGTTCAAAAACGCCATCATCAAGAACGCCCACAAGAAGGGCCAGTGA